The proteins below are encoded in one region of uncultured Eubacteriales bacterium:
- a CDS encoding ATPase/histidine kinase/DNA gyrase B/HSP90 domain protein: MKYTRLKLQMLLLVVIGTIVAGAVGIFLLEVVVDGALQDPFARLFLWGAERLFGRTEAEALAIYQTHIRNNKQEILTLGMMCLMLIAFYLALGRFTRWLDQVGKATRQVVGKSGETVSLPRELAPVEEDLRSIQLQLQAREEEAREAEGRKKDLIAFLAHDLKTPLTSVVGYLTLLRDEPDLDVEQRCKYTGIALEKAQRLQELLGEFFDITRMDLGGGLADGEPIQLTVLLEQLADEFYPLFAEKDLRCRTDIERQLIVLGEPDKLARVFDNVLKNAVSYSTPGGEVAVTAVRAGGRIRVTIKNQGLEIPERELSRIFQKFYRLDEARSTRTGGAGLGLAIAKEIVEVHGGSIRAESNGSSVSFVIILPQYTEGN; encoded by the coding sequence ATGAAGTATACCCGGCTCAAACTGCAAATGCTCCTGCTGGTGGTCATAGGCACGATTGTCGCCGGGGCAGTAGGGATTTTCCTGCTGGAGGTGGTAGTGGACGGCGCGCTGCAGGACCCCTTCGCCCGGCTCTTCCTCTGGGGAGCTGAGCGGCTTTTCGGCAGGACCGAGGCCGAGGCGTTGGCCATCTACCAGACCCATATCCGAAACAACAAGCAGGAAATTTTGACGCTGGGCATGATGTGCCTCATGCTCATCGCGTTCTACCTCGCCCTGGGGCGGTTTACAAGGTGGCTCGATCAGGTGGGCAAGGCCACACGCCAGGTGGTGGGCAAGAGCGGAGAGACGGTCAGCCTGCCCCGGGAGCTTGCCCCCGTGGAGGAGGACCTGCGCTCTATCCAGCTCCAGCTCCAGGCCCGGGAGGAGGAGGCGCGGGAGGCGGAGGGGCGCAAAAAGGATCTCATTGCCTTTCTCGCACACGACCTCAAAACGCCCCTCACCTCCGTGGTGGGCTACCTCACCCTCCTGAGGGATGAGCCCGACTTAGACGTGGAGCAGCGGTGTAAGTACACCGGCATTGCCCTGGAGAAAGCCCAGCGGCTCCAGGAGCTTTTGGGCGAATTTTTCGACATTACCCGCATGGATTTAGGCGGGGGGCTGGCGGACGGGGAGCCCATCCAACTCACCGTTCTCCTGGAGCAGCTGGCTGACGAGTTTTACCCCCTCTTCGCGGAAAAAGACCTCCGCTGCCGCACGGATATCGAGCGGCAGCTTATTGTCCTGGGGGAGCCGGACAAGCTGGCCCGGGTATTCGATAATGTGCTGAAAAACGCGGTGAGCTATTCCACCCCTGGCGGGGAGGTGGCAGTCACCGCCGTCCGCGCCGGCGGGCGCATCCGCGTCACCATTAAAAACCAGGGCCTGGAGATCCCGGAGCGGGAGTTGAGTCGCATTTTCCAGAAGTTTTACCGCCTGGACGAGGCCCGCTCCACCCGCACCGGCGGTGCTGGACTGGGTCTTGCCATCGCAAAAGAGATCGTTGAGGTCCATGGCGGGAGCATCCGGGCAGAGAGCAACGGAAGTTCCGTTAGTTTTGTAATCATATTGCCGCAATATACAGAGGGGAATTAG
- a CDS encoding conserved hypothetical protein (Evidence 4 : Homologs of previously reported genes of unknown function) has protein sequence MNERDRAIAYLERDRLRYINLLEVLRRGSGEVLFLREDGLLLYDEGSLAYMFTAESSQAAERIIALIPRDAEQCVTHQNWYHPALRTRLGRDRGMMVCRQAAWMGETQPELSAFPGELRLMDVSWVPRVRTLYGHDYADGDYITGVVKRGLLGAFVDGELAGFIGTHDEGTIGLLQVLPQYRRLGVGEALYRAMICRVLDHGGYALGHIEEGNEASLALQRKVGMTIGDHLLYWVF, from the coding sequence TTGAACGAGAGAGACAGGGCAATTGCCTATTTGGAGCGGGACAGGCTGCGCTATATCAACCTGTTGGAGGTGCTGCGCCGGGGGAGTGGGGAGGTGCTCTTCCTCCGGGAGGATGGGCTGCTCCTCTACGACGAGGGTAGTCTCGCCTATATGTTTACGGCGGAGAGCTCGCAGGCGGCTGAAAGAATCATCGCGCTCATTCCCCGGGACGCCGAGCAGTGCGTGACCCACCAGAACTGGTATCACCCCGCCCTGCGTACCCGCCTGGGGCGAGATCGGGGCATGATGGTCTGCCGTCAGGCGGCCTGGATGGGGGAGACGCAGCCTGAGCTCTCTGCCTTCCCGGGGGAGCTGCGCCTCATGGACGTAAGTTGGGTGCCGCGGGTGCGGACGCTCTACGGCCATGACTACGCGGACGGAGACTATATCACCGGCGTGGTGAAGCGGGGCCTGCTGGGGGCCTTTGTGGATGGAGAACTGGCCGGGTTTATAGGCACCCACGACGAGGGGACCATCGGGCTTTTACAAGTCCTTCCCCAGTACCGCCGCCTGGGGGTGGGGGAGGCACTTTACCGCGCCATGATTTGCCGGGTCTTAGACCATGGGGGGTACGCCCTCGGACATATCGAGGAGGGTAATGAAGCTTCTCTGGCCCTCCAACGCAAGGTGGGAATGACCATAGGGGACCACCTGCTCTACTGGGTGTTCTAA
- a CDS encoding Stage II sporulation protein D has product MQNRRKSDKGPGMRQVVAVALALLLLLFLMPLLFFRGERSFAEPEVTPSPTATLPIGHTVVSPSPTGEKEDKDRMVRVKLADGTVREMSMADYLWRVVAAEMPASFHLEALKAQAVAARTYTVAKMASPVENHPDADVCTDINCCQAYIEPEAAALAWGNDAQSYTDKVTQAVTETDALVATYGGAPIQAVFFSSTAGRTVDAVEVWGNAVPYLTGVVSPEGEEVPNYHSTMSLSLDGFKSIFLSQYPEANLDSDSAGWFTNIAPNSAGGVEQMDIGGVTVSGGALRTLFGLRSTNFTVAAANGSVTFQVTGYGHGVGMSQYGANALAEAGKTCEEIIKWYYTGVELERSAN; this is encoded by the coding sequence TTGCAAAACAGGCGAAAATCGGACAAGGGCCCCGGTATGCGCCAGGTGGTGGCGGTGGCCCTGGCGCTGCTGCTGCTGCTCTTTTTGATGCCGCTCCTCTTCTTCCGGGGAGAGCGGAGCTTTGCCGAGCCGGAGGTCACCCCCTCCCCTACCGCCACCCTGCCCATCGGCCACACGGTAGTAAGTCCCTCCCCCACCGGAGAAAAAGAGGACAAGGACCGCATGGTGCGTGTCAAGCTAGCGGATGGCACGGTGCGCGAGATGAGCATGGCGGACTACCTCTGGCGGGTGGTGGCCGCCGAGATGCCCGCCTCCTTCCACTTGGAGGCCCTCAAGGCCCAGGCTGTGGCGGCCCGGACCTACACGGTTGCCAAGATGGCCTCCCCGGTTGAGAATCACCCTGACGCCGATGTGTGTACGGATATCAACTGCTGCCAGGCCTACATTGAGCCTGAGGCCGCCGCCCTCGCCTGGGGAAACGACGCCCAGAGCTATACCGACAAGGTTACCCAGGCGGTAACAGAGACCGACGCCCTGGTAGCAACCTATGGCGGCGCGCCAATTCAGGCCGTCTTCTTTTCCTCCACCGCCGGACGGACGGTGGACGCCGTAGAGGTCTGGGGCAACGCGGTGCCCTACCTCACCGGAGTGGTGAGCCCAGAGGGGGAGGAGGTGCCCAACTACCACAGCACCATGAGCTTAAGCCTCGACGGCTTTAAGTCCATATTCCTCTCCCAATACCCGGAGGCCAATCTGGATAGCGACAGCGCCGGATGGTTTACCAACATCGCCCCCAACTCGGCAGGCGGAGTGGAGCAGATGGACATCGGCGGCGTCACGGTGTCAGGCGGGGCGCTGCGGACCCTTTTCGGCCTGCGGTCCACCAACTTCACGGTGGCGGCGGCAAACGGCAGCGTCACCTTCCAGGTCACCGGGTACGGCCATGGGGTGGGCATGAGCCAGTACGGGGCCAACGCCCTGGCGGAGGCGGGCAAGACCTGCGAGGAGATCATCAAGTGGTACTACACCGGCGTGGAGCTGGAAAGGTCGGCAAACTGA
- a CDS encoding Citrate synthase, with protein MSTQHDDSMGFLKSLCGEFQKHNQIDPAYYEKWDVKRGLRNADGTGVMAGITQIGNVLGYYVQDGERNPMEGKLLYRGIDVADLINGFTGENRFGFEETAYLLLFGALPTREKLAMFKGALTSHQDLPHMFTEDMILRAPSPDVMNKLSRAVLALYSYDDGPEDRSLESELGKAIALVARVPLIVAHAYSAKRHYYDNESLYLHRPQPGLSMAENFLWSVRRDNRFTQEEARVLDLCLVLHAEHGGGNNSAFACRVLSSSGTDIYSAISAAIGALKGPRHGGANKKVMEMFSYIENGVQDWADDDEVRAYLTKLIRREEGDRSGLIYGMGHAIYTLSDPRAVLLKRFAKSLAAQKDMLEEFELFEAVERLTPEVFLREKGDGKMVCANVDMYSGLVYKMLGIPQELYTPLFAIARMVGWCAHRIEEVYNPGNKIIRPAYKAVAPLQPFVPLDQRG; from the coding sequence ATGTCCACCCAGCACGACGACTCCATGGGCTTTCTCAAAAGTCTATGCGGCGAATTTCAAAAGCATAACCAAATTGACCCCGCCTACTACGAGAAGTGGGATGTGAAACGGGGCCTGCGCAATGCCGACGGCACCGGCGTTATGGCCGGCATTACCCAGATCGGCAACGTGCTGGGCTATTACGTGCAGGACGGCGAGCGCAATCCCATGGAGGGCAAACTCCTCTATCGGGGCATCGACGTGGCCGACCTCATCAATGGGTTCACCGGGGAGAATCGCTTTGGCTTTGAGGAGACGGCCTACCTCCTTCTTTTCGGGGCGCTCCCCACACGGGAGAAACTGGCGATGTTCAAGGGGGCCCTCACCTCCCATCAGGATCTACCCCATATGTTCACCGAGGATATGATTCTCCGCGCCCCCAGTCCCGACGTGATGAACAAGCTCTCCCGCGCCGTTCTGGCCCTCTACTCCTATGACGACGGGCCCGAGGACCGCTCTCTTGAGAGCGAGCTGGGCAAGGCCATCGCGTTGGTGGCCCGGGTGCCCCTTATCGTAGCTCACGCCTACTCCGCCAAACGCCACTACTACGACAACGAGAGCCTCTACCTCCACCGGCCCCAGCCTGGCCTCTCCATGGCGGAAAACTTCCTGTGGTCGGTTCGGAGGGACAACCGTTTTACTCAAGAGGAGGCGCGGGTCCTGGACCTGTGCCTGGTGCTCCACGCCGAGCACGGCGGCGGCAACAACTCCGCCTTCGCCTGCCGGGTCCTCTCCTCTTCGGGCACCGACATCTACTCCGCCATCTCGGCCGCCATCGGCGCTCTCAAGGGCCCCCGGCACGGCGGCGCGAATAAGAAGGTCATGGAAATGTTCTCCTACATCGAGAACGGCGTTCAGGACTGGGCTGACGACGACGAGGTACGCGCCTATCTCACCAAGCTCATCCGCCGGGAGGAGGGGGACCGTTCAGGCCTCATCTACGGCATGGGCCACGCCATCTACACCCTCTCCGACCCCCGGGCCGTCCTCCTCAAAAGGTTTGCCAAGAGCCTGGCCGCCCAAAAGGACATGCTGGAGGAGTTTGAGCTTTTTGAGGCTGTGGAACGGCTCACCCCCGAGGTTTTCTTACGGGAGAAGGGGGACGGGAAGATGGTCTGCGCCAACGTGGACATGTACTCGGGCCTCGTCTACAAGATGCTTGGTATCCCCCAGGAACTCTACACACCCCTCTTCGCCATCGCCCGCATGGTGGGCTGGTGCGCCCACCGCATCGAGGAGGTCTATAACCCCGGCAACAAGATCATCCGCCCCGCCTATAAAGCGGTGGCTCCCCTCCAGCCCTTCGTGCCTTTAGACCAGAGGGGCTAA
- a CDS encoding conserved hypothetical protein (Evidence 4 : Homologs of previously reported genes of unknown function), with product MNTRYDVAIIGCGTAGIFAGYELSLRNPKLKVVTLELGEDIYSRSCPIVAGKVKECIHCQVCDTMCGFGGAGAFSDGKYNFTTEFGGWLTDFMPKDEVMELINYVDTINMQHGATDQVYSTSTPEAKALEKKALEFDLHLLQARCKHLGTENNLKILQSIYEAVRQRVEYRFRTAVKSIERLGEDEGYRLHTEKGDEVDCKWLIAAPGRSGAEWFSDRCKEMGLELINNQVDVGVRVELPAKVFQHITDVVYESKLVYRTKQYGDQVRTFCMNPYGHVVAENVEGINTVNGHSYSDPKLQSENTNFALLVSNRFTAPFNQPYRYGKHIAALSNMLAGGVLVQRFGDLVGGIRTNEHRMAKSFVTPTLTAAVPGDLSLALPKRQLDDIIEMIYQLDKLAPGTANYDTLLYGAEVKFYSSRLALSGELETAMPGFFAIGDGAGVTRGLAQAGASGIKVAQVISKRLKK from the coding sequence ATGAACACAAGATACGACGTCGCTATCATCGGCTGCGGCACCGCAGGCATCTTCGCGGGGTACGAGCTGTCCCTCCGAAACCCAAAGCTCAAGGTGGTTACCCTGGAGCTGGGGGAGGACATCTACAGCCGCAGCTGCCCCATCGTGGCTGGCAAGGTGAAGGAGTGCATCCACTGTCAGGTGTGCGATACCATGTGCGGCTTTGGCGGCGCGGGTGCTTTCTCCGATGGGAAGTACAACTTCACCACCGAGTTCGGCGGCTGGCTTACCGATTTTATGCCCAAGGACGAGGTCATGGAGCTCATTAACTACGTGGATACCATAAATATGCAGCACGGGGCTACCGACCAGGTCTATTCCACCTCTACCCCCGAGGCCAAGGCCCTGGAGAAGAAGGCTCTGGAGTTTGACCTCCACCTCCTCCAGGCCAGGTGCAAGCACCTGGGCACCGAGAATAACCTGAAAATTCTCCAGAGCATCTACGAGGCGGTCCGCCAGCGGGTGGAGTATCGTTTCCGCACAGCGGTGAAGAGCATCGAGCGGCTTGGCGAAGACGAGGGCTACCGGCTCCACACTGAAAAGGGGGACGAGGTGGACTGCAAGTGGCTCATCGCCGCCCCCGGCCGTTCCGGGGCCGAGTGGTTCTCCGACCGGTGCAAGGAGATGGGCCTCGAGCTCATCAACAATCAGGTAGATGTGGGCGTGCGGGTGGAGCTGCCCGCCAAGGTCTTCCAGCACATCACCGACGTGGTTTATGAGTCAAAGCTCGTCTACCGAACCAAGCAGTACGGCGACCAAGTGCGCACCTTCTGCATGAACCCTTACGGCCACGTGGTGGCCGAAAATGTGGAGGGCATCAACACTGTCAACGGCCACTCCTACTCAGACCCCAAGCTCCAAAGCGAGAACACCAACTTCGCCCTCCTGGTCTCCAACCGTTTCACCGCACCCTTCAACCAGCCCTACAGGTACGGCAAGCACATAGCCGCCCTCTCCAATATGCTGGCCGGCGGCGTGCTGGTCCAGCGCTTTGGGGACTTAGTGGGCGGCATCCGCACCAACGAGCATCGTATGGCCAAGTCCTTCGTCACGCCCACCCTCACCGCAGCCGTTCCCGGGGACCTATCCCTGGCGCTGCCCAAGCGCCAGCTGGACGATATCATCGAGATGATCTACCAGCTCGATAAGTTGGCCCCCGGCACTGCAAACTACGATACTCTGCTCTACGGCGCGGAGGTCAAGTTTTACTCCTCCCGCCTGGCCCTCTCCGGTGAATTGGAAACCGCCATGCCCGGTTTCTTCGCCATCGGTGACGGGGCGGGTGTCACCCGTGGTCTTGCGCAGGCGGGCGCGTCCGGCATCAAGGTGGCCCAGGTTATCAGCAAACGGCTGAAAAAGTAG
- a CDS encoding hypothetical protein (Evidence 5 : No homology to any previously reported sequences), whose product MTRTSGIFRGGISYNKPESKNIKIGLKFKKKKGHLLAIFSTVKYNTGDAGECFFFLFFADETVSNIAVGAECLNSKLNTQQNG is encoded by the coding sequence ATGACGCGCACTTCCGGCATTTTTAGAGGAGGGATTAGTTACAATAAACCGGAGTCAAAAAACATAAAAATTGGGCTAAAATTCAAGAAAAAAAAGGGCCATTTACTTGCAATTTTTAGCACTGTCAAGTATAATACTGGAGATGCTGGGGAGTGTTTCTTTTTCTTATTTTTCGCAGATGAAACCGTTTCCAATATTGCGGTCGGCGCGGAATGCCTCAACTCAAAACTGAATACTCAGCAAAACGGGTGA
- a CDS encoding conserved exported hypothetical protein (Evidence 4 : Homologs of previously reported genes of unknown function): protein MQLNITTDYAVRVILMLSAPNSFASAAEIAQTLVIPPNYLMKILTKLKAAGLIASTRGVNGGYCLEKPAKEISFQMIFEAMGDTVKINRCLEPDGYCSRNATATCPVHSFYLKIQNDLENYFAHTTLADLVGEEARRDD, encoded by the coding sequence ATGCAGCTAAATATTACGACAGATTACGCGGTCAGAGTGATCCTGATGCTCTCCGCACCCAACTCCTTCGCCTCTGCGGCGGAAATTGCCCAGACGCTGGTGATACCGCCCAACTACTTGATGAAGATTCTCACGAAATTGAAGGCCGCGGGACTGATCGCCTCCACGCGGGGGGTGAACGGCGGATACTGCCTGGAGAAACCCGCGAAGGAGATCTCGTTTCAAATGATTTTTGAGGCGATGGGGGACACAGTGAAGATCAACCGCTGCCTGGAGCCGGACGGTTACTGCAGCCGCAACGCGACGGCCACCTGCCCCGTCCATTCGTTTTACCTGAAGATTCAAAACGACCTGGAAAATTATTTTGCGCATACCACGCTCGCAGACCTAGTAGGAGAGGAGGCCCGCCGGGATGACTGA
- a CDS encoding hypothetical protein (Evidence 5 : No homology to any previously reported sequences) — translation MTDRDLKKLSRAELLELLIKLSEENEALSLERDDLKKRLEDKTLRFQDAGSIAEAALRVNGIFEDAQRAAEQYLENVKHMNGVAQAEADTLIARAQEKCDEMIVQAKKTADAQWAGLQSRLDAYCQAHDGLKEQLGNMYTGQK, via the coding sequence ATGACTGACAGGGATTTAAAAAAGCTCAGCCGCGCCGAACTGCTGGAGCTGCTGATCAAGCTCTCTGAGGAGAACGAGGCGCTGAGTCTGGAAAGGGACGACCTAAAAAAGCGTCTGGAGGACAAGACGCTGCGCTTTCAGGACGCGGGCTCCATCGCGGAAGCCGCGCTCCGGGTCAATGGGATCTTTGAGGATGCGCAGCGGGCAGCCGAGCAGTACTTAGAGAACGTAAAGCATATGAACGGCGTTGCCCAGGCCGAGGCCGACACGCTGATAGCGCGCGCCCAGGAAAAGTGCGACGAGATGATCGTGCAGGCCAAGAAGACGGCTGACGCGCAGTGGGCTGGCCTTCAATCCCGACTGGACGCCTACTGCCAGGCGCATGACGGCCTGAAGGAGCAGCTGGGCAATATGTATACCGGACAAAAATAA
- a CDS encoding Signal peptidase I, bacterial type — MEERKIPTTRQLKEELLHERKKKEYRRTLRSTVYILLVVAAVSVLVATLFLPVLQVTGTSMEPTLETGQIVVAVKNAEFERGDVIAFYYNNKVLLKRVIGLPGDKIVINADGNVSVNGEALEEPYLSEKSLGQTDIEYPYQVPDGKIFVMGDHRATSVDSRTSAVGCIADEFIVGKVVFRVWPTNRFGEV; from the coding sequence ATGGAAGAGCGGAAGATACCAACCACCCGACAGCTGAAAGAAGAGCTGCTGCACGAGCGGAAGAAAAAAGAGTACAGAAGGACGCTGCGCAGCACGGTCTACATTTTGCTGGTAGTGGCCGCCGTCTCGGTACTGGTGGCAACGCTGTTCCTTCCCGTCTTGCAGGTGACCGGAACCAGCATGGAACCCACCCTGGAGACCGGACAGATTGTCGTCGCCGTCAAGAACGCAGAGTTTGAGCGGGGCGACGTCATTGCCTTTTACTATAACAACAAGGTGCTGCTCAAGCGGGTCATTGGTCTGCCCGGTGACAAGATCGTCATCAACGCCGACGGCAACGTCTCGGTCAACGGCGAGGCGCTTGAAGAGCCCTATCTCTCGGAGAAGAGTCTGGGCCAGACCGATATCGAGTATCCCTATCAGGTGCCGGACGGCAAAATCTTTGTGATGGGCGACCACCGTGCCACCTCGGTAGACAGCCGCACCAGCGCGGTGGGCTGCATCGCGGATGAATTCATCGTAGGAAAAGTCGTATTTCGCGTCTGGCCGACAAATCGGTTCGGAGAAGTTTAG